One Epinephelus fuscoguttatus linkage group LG10, E.fuscoguttatus.final_Chr_v1 genomic window carries:
- the LOC125895313 gene encoding protein shisa-like-2B, whose product MCGQPVSDMSSDCESYYSKENVFVEGFRCPKADSDTTALFCCGFSDLKYCCDDPNSFFPYEYGYMWWLSLGALVGLSVAAVVLLAFIVTLCVLCYLFITTKPRGLDNGLPLRAPGSASSPQGAEPSHSSAPAGPQGLRKHFLRGKLDCDNQPPDPDRLFQRCFMATVTSINVEGPS is encoded by the exons ATGTGCGGACAGCCTGTATCCGATATGAGCTCGGACTGTGAAAGTTACTACAGCAAAGAAAACGTGTTCGTGGAGGGATTCAGGTGTCCGAAAGCGGACAGTGACACCACGGCACTTTTCTGCTGCGGGTTCAGTGACCTGAAGTACTGCTGTGATGACCCCAACAGCTTTTTCCCATACGAATATGGATACATGTGGTGGTTAAG TCTCGGAGCTCTCGTGGGTCTCTCCGTAGCAGCCGTGGTTCTTCTTGCCTTCATCGTCACACTCTGTGTCCTCTGCTATCTGTTCATCACCACCAAACCCAGAGGTCTGGACAATGGGCTGCCGCTCCGAGCACCAG GTTCTGCATCAAGTCCACAGGGAGCAGAACCGAGTCACAGCAGCGCGCCCGCTGGTCCTCAAGGCCTCAGGAAGCACTTCCTGAGGGGCAAGCTGGACTGTGACAACCAGCCCCCAGATCCTGACCGCCTTTTCCAGCGTTGTTTCATGGCTACTGTGACATCTATCAACGTCGAGGGTCCTTCATAG